The genomic stretch AAATAAAATCGAAATACTGCGCAGGCTAATATTCCAATAGTTTAAACGAGCATTCAAATAAGAAGCTAGCAACATAAACATAATACTAGCATCTAACTTGATCTACTTCAAGCAATCAAACTGTTGAATTAACCAATTAAGCAAATATATCCAagtaacttgtttcaatcttgagCCGCACTTCATGCAAAGTCAATAGCACAGAGCTAATTCTAAATCCATACAAAAACGGTAAGAATGATTCAAAAAATATCGCACAGACCATGATGCCAATACTAGTACAGCGGCACATATAGTCTACACAACAGAAAGAATAGATAGTAGTATTATCTATTACTAAATTTTGGGGGCAAAACCAACGTACCAGAACTTTTGCGCTTCCAAAGTCACAGATCTTGACTTGGTGGGTTAAAGGATCCACCTGAATTGAGAAGCAAGGAGAGACCCATTCAAAACAAACTATGAAAACTCATACACGATAGCAGCATATCTGTTCATGGAAGCATACCAAAACATTTTGTGGCTTCAAATCCCTATGACAGACTCCAACAGCATGAATGTAAGCTAGACCCCTGAATATCTGTCAACAATGTAACAGTAGACTTAGCGGAGCACACGGAGACAGGCATGCATTTCACATCTATTGACTGCAATCCACAAACCTGATACATGTAAAGCTTCACATAGATAAGTGGCATCCCATGTTTGGCATTACTGTAGTGCTTGAGCACACCGTATAGCGTCTCAGGGACAAACTCCATGACAATGTTGAGGTACAGCTCATCTCTACTTGTGGTAGAGAAGAAGCAATGCCTGAGGCAGACGATATTGGGATGGTTAATCGAGCGCATAAGCTGCAGCTCACGGCTCTTGTACCGTCGGTCCTGTATTACCTTCTTAATGGCCACAGCCTCTCCAGTTTCCAAGCATTTAGCCTACACATGCAACCATTTCGCTAAACATCAGGATAGATAGTCGCTAATTCAATCGAGAAACTACAGTGACTGTTTAAGAGTTCAATCACCTGAAATACGATGCCAAACGAACCAGAGCCAACAATGCGCTCCGCCTTGTAGCTAATCGTCTGAGGATCAAAGCACGACATTACCAACCATGCGCCAAGCAGGCATCAGATGTTGCTACATACTATAAAAGTTGAGCACAAATGTTGACAACAATCTAGTTATAGCCGTCCAAATTCGTCCCTGCAAACTACCGTGATGAACACCACACAGGCCATATTTGGAACAGATCTCACTAATCGAACAAATGAGCACAGTACAAATAAGCATGCATGTTTCTGTGTTCTTCATAAACGAAGAAAAATTTATTAACTGTTCCACAAAACTATCTTTCACTGACTTGCCATTACCAAAACCGCTACACGGCTGGGAAGGTAGCTGTAAGATAACACATACATCTAACTATCCAAGCCAAGAACTGGCCGTCAACTCAGGACAAAACATACAAGAGCAGAATAAGGGATGCTCAACTCACCTGCTTCGGCTCGCCGTTCTTGCcgccgatggtggtggagatgatgtgaCCGGTCATCGCGCCGTTCCCTTCCGCGTACCGCGCTTCCCCATCCTGCTGCTTCTGCTTGACAAGCATAACCCATTAACACCAAACACAGCACAGCTAGCCAAGAAACACACGCCCAACGCCATTCCAGCTCAGATCCGGCAAGATCCAGTTACCTTCTCGCAGGCCACTGCGGTGGGAGGCTTTTCGTCGAGCAGCATCggctccggcgccggcgccggacgCTCCATGTGGCTAGTGTGTGAACGTGAGTGGACACGGTGGGCTCACACTTGCATACACCTACATACCTGGTCCTGCTGGTCTTTGGCTTTGGCTTGGCTTGTACTGTGATGGGTGGTTCTGCCTTTGACCAATGGAGGGAAAGAGGGTGGTTAGCTATTGCAGGGTAAACAGCTGGTGGATTAGTGGCTGAATTGGCTGGGAGTACCCGGGCATGAGGTTGGGTTTTATACATGCCCCGCCTTTATTACGCGTAATTGCGCTCATTTCTCGCGTCAATACGATTAAGTTGCTGCTAAAATATGACTAATTATCGAATATTTCTCGCGTCGATGTGATAAGTTGCTACCAAGATACGATAATATTTTGTCCAATATTTCTTGCGTTAATGCGATAATTTTCTGCTAAAATATGACAATATCATGTGAAACACGTTCCGTTCTCCGCCAAAACAATAAGTTATTACTAAACATATGGCGATATTCGGCAGACCATTTTCCCTTCTTTTTTTTGATAAAGTGGCAATGTGACTAATCGATAACGATGAAATATTAGGTTATTAATAGATATTCATAAGCAGAAAGTTTGCTTAGCTTACGAAAGCCCAGGGAGAGGCTGGGAGCATTCAAGAAATTCTGATGTCTTATAATAAGCTATGTATTTTCACCTTTTTATAGGGTTCGAATATTTATTTTTATCTGGTGCGCCAAATTGAGCCACGTCACCATATTTAGATAGACTTGatttaaattttagaaaaaatgCAGAAAATCATTTAAATTCCAAATGCAATGATTCTTGTTGCAGTTTGGAGATAATTTTTAGTGCATCTTCTCAAAACCTGAAAATAAATTTGAACGCTCTGaaaatttcaaatattttaaaaatattttagcaAATTATTTCAATTTATAAATCCAACTAAACCCATTCTTTTTCCAATGTTCTTAGAATATTTTTTAGAATCTAAAGTATGTTGAAATTGTTATCTTTTAGTCACTACTTTTATTTCGGTTAATCTTTTTTGCAAAGAAAGATTGTTGGGACTATAAGGAAGAGtagctgtaagggtatattgcccctatgtgtggtttggtaattaatgacaacccctatggactaatgttttcattgagtttatatgaaggaatattccataggtactacttgtactccatatgttggattcaagtatggatgccatgaagataagatataccttgtgcattggcatcaagatcatcggtttgaagatatatatgtgatatgatcaagaagatgaaatgaagatggagttcttatgtggaactcaatattggccatgctctatcttatgtgagtatgagaagatacaaggttgagttgggcaagttcaagatgagcatcttgagtggatcacatgcttgaagcttgccgtccatttggtgataatggacatgtgaagatgtgcatcaatggagctttctcatcatagtgtatgggggagcatttgtgagtcttcacgaagcaacattgatcaagtgagacattccggcttgtgtagagcttgaagtgttatcatcaagatcaagcgggatgcgcaaggcaaaggtatgaccttgataggttttacttttaccggtctcaaggtggttgatgggagaccggattataggatagatagccgcactattaagaggggctttcggttgggtaacttgatcacatcgtcttagggagctcaaccctttgcatactttgcatatccctattgcttcttggtgtttctctgtgtgaggttcttgagcttgttgctagctttacaacaagcccaagttcatcgaaaacggaatccgcatgcatcttctattgcgttttcgagtttggacgtcttcaccgtttcttgacggtgggagactccctctctaaaaacatctaaaaatatcctgtgaggagtctccatatttacaGTTTtttttggggttctattcgtcgttatctttccaacaaaattggtttcatgtcaatcggggtccggacacaaaagttatcacagttttagtaaaacatgttgttcctgctggcccggtttctcgcccggcttgaccggccagtccggcgcgcagtccggtcgaccggtcgccaaccgggcgccaaacgTGCGCCTAACTGATCCGGTctgccggcctacagaccggcgggcccggcgtgccgtccggtcgaccggtcgccaaccgggcgctaaccgggcgccaaccggaggagctcctggacgacgcaaagtgactccggttcctggtccggtccgaccggcctctgcaccgggAAATCCGGTccttggtccggttgaccgggctcctcgacggttgactcagcccaacgttttcccaacggttatatttgctcttgggctataaatagcccttcttccaccttgggctgtgtGAGTtctttcattctctctcctccattgttgtctttgaagaacttgctctctctcttgattcctcccatgattcttgctcattcttgagggatctaagagaggagatctagatctacaacctccaccaatccttttctcctctaagtgaggggaactcttgggatctagatcttggagtcttttgttgactttccccattgttcttcctctccaatctcatcctagcatttgttgtttgggtgggatttgagagtgaaggacttgaacacctctagtgttcttgctttgcatcattgcatagtgttgagctctccaccacgattagttcgagtgagagaccgtgagcttgttactcttggagggagacctcctagttggcttggctgtTGGTgctcggtgatctcttcaagaagattgtgaagaggcccgggcttctccttcgtggagcttgtgaagtggttgtggagcttgccatctccggagcggaggaaaagctaaccataaggaaagggccattatccttcgtgggtgtggttcggagaatagggtgagccttcgtggcgcggggaatccttcgtgggacctccactcctccaaacgtgacgtaccttcttgcaaaggaagggaacacgggaatacatcctcgtcttcgcgtgcctcggttatttctatacccgagctctctttccttgtgatagccatcgtgcttgaagtacatatatcttgctatcacttgtgctacatatatcttgtgcctatcttgcttagctctagttgccattgttacacttagttgagtttagcatatttagggtttgtgcttgtaaactaaaacgttagtttaattccgcattcttacaagacaaatccgcaaaagTTTGtagttgcctattcacccccccccctctaggcgacatctcgatctttcagtagCACTACTCTCC from Lolium rigidum isolate FL_2022 chromosome 4, APGP_CSIRO_Lrig_0.1, whole genome shotgun sequence encodes the following:
- the LOC124707617 gene encoding shaggy-related protein kinase GSK2; translated protein: MERPAPAPEPMLLDEKPPTAVACEKKQQDGEARYAEGNGAMTGHIISTTIGGKNGEPKQTISYKAERIVGSGSFGIVFQAKCLETGEAVAIKKVIQDRRYKSRELQLMRSINHPNIVCLRHCFFSTTSRDELYLNIVMEFVPETLYGVLKHYSNAKHGMPLIYVKLYMYQIFRGLAYIHAVGVCHRDLKPQNVLVDPLTHQVKICDFGSAKVLVKGEPNIAYICSRYYRAPELIFGATEYTTSIDIWSSGCILAELLLGQPLFPGGTAVDQLVEIIKVLGTPTREEIRCMNPNYTEFRFPQIKAHPWHKVFHKRMPPEAIDLASRLLQYSPSLRCTALDACAHPFFDELREPNARLPNGRPFPPLFNFKHELANASPDLINRLVPEHVRRQAGLNFSHAAS